In Synechocystis sp. PCC 6714, the following are encoded in one genomic region:
- a CDS encoding single-stranded DNA-binding protein produces MNSFVLMATVIREPELRFTKDNQTPVCEFLVEFPGIRDDSPKESLKVVGWGNLANTIKETYHPGDRLIIEGRLGINTVERQEGFKEKRAELTAARISLVDGGNAINAGGFPPPVLEPVDLNNTDDIPF; encoded by the coding sequence ATGAACAGTTTTGTTTTAATGGCCACCGTCATTCGGGAGCCGGAACTACGCTTTACCAAAGATAATCAAACCCCTGTCTGTGAATTTCTGGTGGAGTTTCCCGGCATAAGGGACGATTCCCCTAAGGAAAGTTTGAAAGTGGTGGGTTGGGGCAATTTAGCCAACACCATCAAAGAAACCTACCACCCCGGCGATCGCCTTATTATCGAAGGGCGGTTGGGCATAAACACCGTAGAAAGGCAAGAAGGCTTTAAGGAAAAACGAGCTGAGTTGACCGCTGCCCGCATCAGTTTGGTGGATGGCGGAAATGCCATTAATGCCGGTGGATTTCCTCCCCCAGTACTTGAACCAGTGGACCTTAACAACACCGACGATATCCCTTTTTAA
- a CDS encoding GIY-YIG nuclease family protein, whose translation MADSLPDLADLTPLPFLTTAGTIDPSYEKRIGVYAIFDQHQTLQYVGYSRNLAISLLQHLVRQPDHCHGLKVHTVDRPDRQLLVQIQNHWLTGQFPPGNGSEAKLWSESINVQDYWTAAEATTVAKSEEGDKPKLLKKIARRLEAEILAKLEARGVRQQIRFNPKLKEQGLLDVT comes from the coding sequence ATGGCGGATTCCCTTCCCGATTTAGCCGATCTCACCCCCCTGCCTTTTTTAACCACAGCCGGAACAATCGATCCCAGCTACGAAAAACGCATTGGGGTTTACGCCATTTTTGACCAGCATCAAACCCTGCAATATGTTGGCTATTCCCGTAATTTGGCCATTAGTTTATTGCAACATTTAGTGCGCCAGCCCGACCATTGCCATGGGCTAAAAGTACACACTGTTGACCGCCCCGATCGCCAGCTATTAGTACAAATTCAAAACCATTGGTTAACAGGTCAATTTCCTCCCGGTAATGGCAGTGAGGCAAAACTCTGGTCTGAATCCATTAACGTGCAAGATTATTGGACTGCGGCGGAAGCTACCACCGTTGCAAAAAGTGAAGAGGGAGATAAACCCAAGCTATTAAAAAAAATTGCCCGTAGGCTAGAAGCTGAAATATTAGCCAAGCTAGAAGCCAGGGGAGTGCGGCAACAAATTCGGTTTAATCCCAAACTTAAAGAGCAAGGATTACTGGATGTTACCTAA
- a CDS encoding Uma2 family endonuclease has product MSPRKMGFLTIKLDPLNLSDEQFYQLCQNNRDLRFERNSQGDLLIMSPTGGETGNRNLEIAYQLQAWNRAKKLGVAFDSSTGFKLPNGANKSPDVSWIPMAKWNGLTHGQQQGFLPLCPDFLIELRSRDDSLKILQEKMQEYRENGTRLGWLINRQDQEVEIYRQNQQVEVLHGPMQLSGEDVLADFILDLMPVW; this is encoded by the coding sequence ATGTCCCCTCGGAAAATGGGTTTCCTCACCATTAAGCTTGACCCTTTAAACTTGTCCGATGAGCAGTTTTATCAACTGTGCCAAAATAACCGTGACCTACGCTTTGAAAGAAACTCCCAAGGGGATTTGTTGATTATGTCTCCCACCGGCGGGGAAACCGGCAACAGAAACCTGGAAATTGCCTATCAATTGCAAGCTTGGAATCGAGCTAAAAAATTAGGCGTTGCTTTTGATTCTTCAACGGGTTTTAAGTTGCCCAATGGGGCCAATAAGTCCCCCGATGTATCATGGATTCCCATGGCGAAGTGGAATGGTTTGACCCACGGGCAACAGCAGGGTTTTTTGCCCCTTTGTCCTGATTTTTTGATCGAATTAAGATCTAGGGATGATAGCCTAAAAATCCTCCAGGAAAAAATGCAGGAATACAGGGAAAATGGCACCCGTTTAGGTTGGCTTATTAACCGTCAAGACCAAGAGGTGGAAATTTACCGCCAAAACCAACAGGTGGAAGTTCTCCATGGCCCAATGCAGTTGTCTGGGGAAGACGTACTAGCTGATTTTATTTTAGATTTAATGCCAGTTTGGTAG
- a CDS encoding FAD-binding oxidoreductase → MENYDAIVVGAGITGAAIAYELQNQGQRVLLLEKHRQPVNATTFSYGGIIYWAGTTPLQRQLCHESRYRWTHLSQELGGETEYRELELLLYLRPEDDPRALAQQFNHCLIRPQQVDRLTAIAIEPQLNPDGIGGAFVVPQGHVHGGKTVNAYLQAFLRLGGIVRIAEVEGLITKRNRVQGVHSGEGNFFAHKVILASGGQSRTLLTSQGVNLPLYFTHAALLQTAPTKENLRCVIMPADLQQRPNLEALAPTLDWHHPNDHCVATVLEPGAVQFFDGRLFIGQISQLVTSPHYRPDLAWAQQQLQTAIANILPRIARLPLTAHHCLVAFSGKPLPLVGEIPHLSGLVLFTGFTHPLVYVPPLAQKLAQHLTIGREWVIDHLAAQLNSLQTEK, encoded by the coding sequence ATGGAAAATTACGATGCCATTGTGGTCGGGGCCGGTATTACCGGAGCGGCGATCGCCTATGAATTACAAAACCAAGGGCAACGGGTATTGCTACTCGAAAAGCATCGTCAGCCTGTCAACGCCACAACCTTCAGCTATGGTGGCATTATCTATTGGGCCGGCACGACCCCTCTACAAAGGCAGTTGTGCCATGAAAGCCGTTACCGCTGGACCCATCTCAGTCAGGAATTAGGGGGAGAAACGGAGTACCGGGAACTGGAATTACTTCTCTATCTTCGTCCTGAAGATGACCCCCGGGCATTGGCCCAGCAATTTAACCATTGTTTAATTCGACCCCAACAGGTGGATCGTTTAACGGCGATCGCCATTGAACCCCAACTCAATCCCGATGGCATTGGCGGAGCGTTTGTGGTGCCCCAGGGCCATGTCCACGGCGGCAAAACCGTTAATGCTTATCTGCAAGCCTTTCTCCGGCTGGGAGGTATAGTCCGTATCGCTGAGGTGGAAGGGTTAATTACTAAACGAAACCGTGTGCAAGGGGTCCACAGTGGGGAAGGAAACTTTTTTGCCCATAAAGTGATTCTGGCCAGCGGGGGCCAAAGCCGCACCCTTCTGACTAGTCAGGGGGTAAATTTGCCCCTTTATTTCACCCATGCCGCCCTTCTGCAAACAGCCCCCACCAAAGAAAATTTGCGTTGTGTGATCATGCCAGCGGATCTACAACAGCGACCCAACTTAGAAGCCCTTGCCCCGACCTTGGATTGGCATCACCCCAATGACCATTGTGTGGCCACAGTTTTGGAACCGGGAGCAGTGCAGTTTTTCGACGGCCGACTATTCATTGGCCAGATCAGTCAACTGGTCACTTCCCCCCATTATCGCCCCGATCTAGCTTGGGCCCAACAGCAATTACAAACGGCGATCGCTAACATTCTGCCCCGCATTGCCCGACTACCGCTCACCGCCCACCATTGTTTAGTGGCCTTTAGTGGTAAACCTCTGCCCTTGGTGGGGGAAATTCCCCATTTATCCGGGTTGGTCTTGTTCACCGGTTTTACCCATCCCCTAGTCTATGTACCGCCCCTAGCGCAAAAATTGGCTCAACATTTAACCATTGGTAGGGAATGGGTGATTGACCATTTAGCGGCCCAGCTAAATTCCCTGCAAACGGAAAAGTAA
- a CDS encoding esterase-like activity of phytase family protein, whose product MLTKILLRLLLPIFCLTLVIWGGFPGGVKAETRLFLPLSLEFLDSYTLPKQTLEDLPFGGISDINYDRQRDIYYLVSDDRRSPRFYRMRLTIDNGAQGIGISNGEVVDITRLKTANGETYGQQLLDPEGIALSPRRTLFISSEGVLSNQSPPSIAEFDLQTGEELEKLPIPRRFLPQKEPPQGIRDNFGFEALTIAATSTLADDPFRFFTAPESVLVQDFDPDNPPKEIPLRWLHYVINSVGPPVLVSENLYPLDPAPAGTLLHGLSAMLALPREGYFITLERTFGLTGFNGKLFQTVNANATDTSRIASFRAGTGDINPMRKQLLLNLGDLDIELDNLEGLTLGPRLPDGSASLIAISDDNFSEDQTTQILLFRLQGI is encoded by the coding sequence TTGCTGACCAAAATTCTGTTGAGGCTGTTACTGCCCATTTTCTGTTTGACCCTGGTGATCTGGGGCGGCTTTCCGGGGGGGGTTAAGGCAGAGACTCGCCTATTTTTGCCCCTTTCCTTAGAGTTTTTAGACAGCTACACTCTGCCCAAGCAAACACTGGAAGATTTACCCTTTGGTGGCATATCTGACATCAACTACGATCGCCAGCGGGATATTTACTATCTTGTCAGCGATGATCGGCGATCGCCCCGGTTTTATAGGATGCGTCTGACCATAGACAATGGAGCACAGGGCATAGGGATTAGCAATGGTGAGGTGGTAGATATAACCCGCCTTAAAACTGCCAACGGAGAAACCTACGGCCAGCAATTATTAGATCCCGAAGGCATTGCCCTATCTCCCCGCCGGACTCTTTTTATCAGCAGTGAAGGGGTTTTATCTAATCAAAGTCCCCCTTCGATAGCGGAATTTGACTTACAAACAGGGGAAGAGTTGGAGAAGTTGCCCATTCCTAGGAGATTTTTACCGCAGAAGGAACCGCCCCAGGGAATTCGAGACAATTTTGGTTTTGAAGCTTTGACCATTGCCGCTACCAGCACCCTAGCAGACGACCCTTTTCGTTTTTTCACTGCCCCAGAAAGCGTTTTGGTCCAAGATTTTGACCCCGATAATCCCCCCAAGGAAATCCCCCTGCGCTGGTTGCACTACGTGATTAATTCCGTCGGGCCGCCCGTTTTGGTCAGTGAAAATCTTTACCCCCTTGACCCTGCTCCAGCGGGTACCCTCCTCCACGGCCTGAGCGCCATGCTAGCCCTCCCCAGGGAAGGTTATTTCATCACTTTAGAGCGAACCTTTGGACTGACAGGATTCAATGGCAAGCTCTTTCAAACGGTCAATGCCAATGCCACGGACACCAGCCGCATCGCCAGTTTCCGAGCGGGTACGGGAGATATTAACCCCATGCGAAAACAGTTATTGCTCAACTTAGGGGATTTGGATATTGAATTGGATAATCTGGAGGGGCTTACCCTGGGGCCTCGATTACCGGATGGTTCTGCTAGTTTGATTGCCATCAGTGACGATAATTTTAGCGAGGATCAGACAACGCAAATCTTACTTTTCCGTTTGCAGGGAATTTAG
- a CDS encoding TIGR02652 family protein, which translates to MQNLGLQYPLFGPEIQCPHCRQTIPALTLTDTYLCNRHGAFEVNPDTEDLVHLQSGRHWRLWQGEWYRQHTHPDGIRFEIHEALDRLYTEGYRATKVIIAHRYYDLVSVYLQRQGTWRNPEDKDNPLPRLYGLPVEFSPPGTADDCWRVINFDLEKEKGIPKRYPYFRLFD; encoded by the coding sequence ATGCAAAATCTCGGTTTACAGTACCCCCTATTTGGCCCAGAAATTCAGTGCCCCCATTGTCGGCAAACCATTCCCGCTTTGACCTTGACGGACACCTACCTCTGTAATCGCCATGGAGCCTTTGAAGTTAATCCCGACACAGAAGATTTAGTTCATTTACAATCTGGTCGCCACTGGCGCTTGTGGCAGGGGGAATGGTATCGCCAGCACACCCATCCCGATGGTATTCGCTTTGAAATCCACGAAGCCTTGGACCGGCTTTATACCGAAGGTTACCGGGCCACTAAGGTAATCATCGCCCACCGCTACTACGATTTGGTGAGTGTTTATCTGCAACGGCAAGGCACCTGGCGCAATCCCGAAGATAAGGATAATCCCCTCCCCCGTCTTTACGGCTTACCGGTGGAATTCAGCCCCCCAGGCACAGCGGATGATTGTTGGCGGGTGATCAATTTTGATCTGGAAAAAGAAAAGGGTATTCCCAAGCGCTATCCCTACTTCCGGTTGTTTGATTAG
- a CDS encoding DUF1824 family protein, giving the protein MVTWAVGNFSEQFGSFAMDASPQLALLKDYSRLEIRIPQNEEERENLRQAIVWICGQSEAENFGICADDQASAENALGQYLRALGYGEAHRKADLCEIAMEPGKAIEGPVYLKCNSQSLRFYLDSYDGNYRGVLISCQTEEDTLAGTYGYFPLDLFAI; this is encoded by the coding sequence GTGGTAACCTGGGCTGTGGGCAATTTTTCTGAACAGTTTGGTAGTTTTGCTATGGATGCTTCCCCTCAGTTGGCGTTGTTAAAGGATTACAGTCGTTTAGAAATCCGGATTCCCCAAAATGAGGAGGAAAGGGAAAATTTACGTCAAGCCATTGTCTGGATTTGCGGCCAGAGTGAAGCGGAAAACTTTGGTATTTGTGCCGATGACCAAGCCAGCGCAGAAAATGCTTTAGGGCAATATCTACGGGCGTTGGGTTACGGAGAGGCGCACCGCAAAGCGGATCTCTGCGAGATCGCCATGGAACCGGGTAAAGCCATTGAAGGGCCAGTGTATTTGAAATGCAATAGCCAATCCCTGCGCTTTTATCTCGACAGTTATGACGGGAATTATCGGGGAGTATTAATTTCTTGCCAGACCGAAGAAGATACTTTGGCGGGAACCTACGGCTATTTTCCGCTGGATTTGTTTGCTATTTGA
- the pyk gene encoding pyruvate kinase: MQTSPLPRRTKIVATIGPATQSKEVLRQLIQAGATTFRLNFSHGDHAYHQQSIRLIRQIAFELNQPVGILQDLQGPKIRVGKFLNDAGSVQLKNGDPYTLTSRPVECTETISSISYEYLADEVPAGARILLDDGKLEMLVEEVDTVARDLHCRVIVGGTLSSNKGVNFPGVCLSVKAMTDKDKEDLMFGLDQGVDWVALSFVRNPQDIDEIKGLIASAGKSVPVIAKIEKHEAIKDMQAVLEKCDGVMVARGDLGVELPAEDVPILQKKLIATANRLGIPVITATQMLDSMVNSPRPTRAEVSDVANAILDGTDAVMLSNETAIGKFPVEAVAIMAKIAERIEQEDINPSQAEASRTSIPNAISSAVSQIAETLNAAAIMSLTKTGSTARHVSKFRPKTPILAVTPHVDVSRQLQLVWGVKPLLVLDLPSTSQTFQAAINVAQENHFLRDGDLVVMTAGTLQGVAGSTDLIKVEVVKAILGRGVGIGQGAVSGRARVASHPQAIAQFTQGEILVVPSTNADCVEMMRRAAGIITEEESLTSHAAIIGLRLGVPVIVGFKGATQKIRDGAIVTIDAQKGLIYSGALPPVSKA; the protein is encoded by the coding sequence ATGCAAACGTCTCCCCTTCCCCGTCGTACCAAAATCGTCGCTACCATTGGCCCTGCGACCCAAAGCAAGGAAGTGCTGAGACAACTGATCCAAGCCGGTGCCACCACTTTCCGTCTCAACTTTTCCCACGGAGACCATGCTTACCACCAACAAAGTATCCGTTTGATTCGCCAGATTGCCTTTGAACTGAACCAACCAGTGGGGATTCTCCAGGATTTACAGGGGCCGAAAATTCGGGTGGGCAAATTTCTTAATGATGCCGGCTCTGTGCAACTAAAAAATGGCGACCCCTATACTCTCACTAGTCGTCCGGTGGAATGTACGGAAACCATTAGTTCCATTAGCTATGAATATTTAGCCGATGAGGTACCCGCTGGGGCAAGGATTTTGCTCGACGACGGCAAACTGGAAATGTTGGTGGAGGAAGTGGACACCGTGGCCAGGGATCTCCATTGTCGGGTGATTGTGGGGGGAACCCTTTCTAGTAATAAGGGGGTTAACTTTCCGGGGGTCTGCCTTTCGGTTAAGGCCATGACCGATAAAGATAAGGAAGATTTGATGTTCGGGTTAGACCAAGGGGTAGACTGGGTAGCCCTGAGTTTTGTCCGTAATCCCCAGGACATTGATGAGATTAAGGGCTTAATTGCGTCGGCGGGGAAATCCGTGCCGGTAATCGCCAAAATTGAGAAGCACGAAGCGATTAAGGATATGCAGGCGGTGCTGGAAAAATGTGATGGGGTAATGGTGGCCCGGGGGGACCTGGGGGTAGAACTGCCAGCGGAAGATGTGCCCATTTTGCAAAAAAAACTCATTGCCACCGCTAACCGGTTGGGCATTCCCGTTATTACTGCCACCCAAATGCTGGACAGTATGGTCAACAGCCCCCGACCCACCCGGGCGGAAGTATCCGACGTGGCCAATGCCATCCTCGATGGTACCGACGCGGTGATGCTCTCCAACGAAACGGCGATCGGTAAATTTCCTGTGGAAGCAGTGGCTATTATGGCCAAAATTGCGGAGCGCATCGAACAAGAAGATATCAATCCTTCCCAAGCGGAGGCCAGTCGCACCTCTATCCCCAATGCCATTTCCAGTGCTGTTAGCCAGATTGCCGAAACCCTCAATGCGGCGGCCATTATGTCTTTGACCAAAACCGGATCCACCGCCCGCCATGTGTCAAAATTCCGTCCCAAAACCCCGATTCTGGCGGTCACCCCCCATGTGGATGTGTCCCGTCAGCTGCAGTTGGTGTGGGGAGTGAAACCTCTGTTGGTGCTAGATTTACCCTCCACCAGTCAAACATTCCAGGCCGCCATTAACGTGGCCCAGGAAAACCATTTTCTCCGGGATGGAGATTTGGTGGTCATGACTGCTGGGACGCTACAGGGGGTAGCCGGTTCTACGGATTTAATCAAAGTGGAAGTGGTCAAAGCCATTCTGGGTCGAGGGGTAGGCATTGGCCAGGGAGCAGTTAGTGGCCGGGCCAGGGTAGCCAGTCATCCCCAGGCGATCGCCCAATTTACCCAGGGAGAAATTTTAGTGGTGCCTTCCACCAATGCCGATTGTGTGGAAATGATGCGACGGGCGGCGGGCATTATCACCGAAGAAGAAAGTTTGACCAGCCATGCCGCTATTATCGGTCTGCGATTGGGGGTGCCGGTCATCGTCGGCTTTAAAGGGGCAACCCAAAAAATCCGGGATGGAGCCATTGTTACCATTGATGCCCAAAAAGGGCTGATTTACTCCGGTGCATTGCCCCCGGTATCTAAAGCTTGA
- the murF gene encoding UDP-N-acetylmuramoyl-tripeptide--D-alanyl-D-alanine ligase, whose amino-acid sequence MSPKLSLFDIRTFLENCLLSVSDFSEDIRINNICTDTRALVPGDVFLALRGESFDGHSFIPEAVAAGAIAVVTDRPVREVGETVAQFLVEDTLVAYQRIAAGWRQRFTIPIIGVTGSVGKTTTKELIAAVLSQFGRVHKTQANYNNEIGVPKTLLELSPDHDFAIVEMAMRGRGQIALLADIAQPTIGLITNVGTAHIGLLGSELAIAEAKCELLAHQPAESTAILNHDNPLLMETAPRFWQGRTITYGLQGGDVQGTMDDQNLILDGVTLPLPLAGIHNASNYLAAIAVAQCLDLDWQRLQSGLTVELPKGRARRYSWGEDVVLLDETYNAGLESMLAALDLLAATPGQRHIAVLGAMKELGDYGPQFHQRVGEKIKALGLDGLFLLANDPNTTAIAKGASSIPTQSFSDGPSLVAALKTTLQPGDRLLFKASNSVGLGTVVSRLLEENPTSV is encoded by the coding sequence ATGAGTCCTAAACTTTCCTTATTTGACATCCGTACATTCCTAGAAAATTGTTTGTTGTCTGTTTCTGACTTTTCCGAGGATATACGGATAAATAATATTTGCACAGATACAAGGGCTTTGGTGCCGGGGGATGTGTTTCTGGCCCTGCGGGGGGAAAGTTTTGACGGCCATAGTTTTATTCCCGAGGCAGTGGCGGCGGGGGCGATCGCCGTGGTGACGGATCGACCGGTGCGGGAAGTGGGGGAGACGGTGGCCCAATTTTTGGTTGAAGATACTCTGGTGGCTTATCAAAGGATAGCGGCGGGATGGCGACAAAGATTTACTATCCCGATTATTGGGGTGACTGGTTCCGTGGGCAAAACCACCACCAAAGAGTTGATTGCAGCGGTGTTATCCCAGTTTGGCAGAGTGCATAAAACCCAAGCTAATTACAATAATGAAATTGGCGTACCCAAAACTTTATTGGAGCTCTCCCCAGACCATGATTTTGCCATTGTGGAGATGGCCATGCGGGGAAGGGGACAAATTGCCCTGTTGGCGGACATTGCCCAGCCCACCATTGGTCTAATTACCAACGTTGGTACGGCTCATATTGGTCTTTTGGGATCGGAGTTGGCGATCGCCGAAGCTAAATGTGAGTTGCTGGCCCATCAACCGGCCGAAAGTACGGCTATTCTCAACCACGATAATCCTTTGTTGATGGAAACTGCCCCACGGTTTTGGCAGGGAAGAACCATTACCTACGGTCTCCAGGGAGGAGATGTACAGGGAACAATGGATGACCAAAATTTAATCCTCGACGGGGTCACTTTACCTCTCCCCCTAGCGGGTATTCACAATGCCTCCAATTACCTGGCGGCGATCGCCGTAGCCCAATGTTTAGATTTGGATTGGCAAAGGTTGCAATCAGGACTGACGGTGGAATTGCCCAAGGGTCGGGCCCGTCGTTATTCCTGGGGCGAAGACGTGGTGCTATTGGATGAAACCTACAACGCAGGACTGGAATCCATGTTGGCAGCGTTAGATCTACTGGCAGCCACTCCAGGGCAAAGGCACATAGCCGTGTTGGGAGCCATGAAGGAATTGGGAGATTACGGCCCGCAGTTCCATCAACGGGTAGGGGAAAAGATAAAAGCCCTAGGTTTAGATGGTCTATTTCTTTTGGCCAATGATCCCAACACCACTGCCATTGCCAAAGGGGCCAGCAGCATTCCCACCCAGTCCTTCAGTGATGGCCCTAGTTTGGTGGCTGCCCTGAAAACCACTCTTCAACCGGGCGATCGCCTCTTGTTCAAAGCATCCAATTCCGTCGGGTTAGGGACGGTAGTCAGTCGGTTATTGGAGGAAAATCCGACTTCTGTTTAG
- a CDS encoding pentapeptide repeat-containing protein — MKANILVVLALVSPLIVSCRSDSFLSWGKNKGSECLQQAERNCEGADLRMLNLSSANLKGFNLRRAQLTGTILSDSDLRGADLSHATLIGTDLESANLRGARLVGAFLRDVDMESADFSEADLMNADLEGSDAESTLFVRANLSNALFRGADLESADFLEAKAVHINLMGASLGRARLSKADFSYANLEAVDLGSARLDETIFKGANLRLSRLSPYVILTNASEGTQNNSADDILEAMGLSDDSRAGALIVKTDFENSNLTDAEMKDAVLYQANLNGANLTGANLNGSRWIEVSFKGAMCTSQQRKYINCTEFVLTDKDQIQKSLAFLNWLKARPYPED; from the coding sequence ATGAAAGCCAATATCCTAGTTGTCCTAGCGCTTGTATCTCCCCTAATTGTCAGTTGCCGATCAGATTCCTTTTTAAGCTGGGGAAAGAATAAGGGTTCAGAATGCCTGCAACAAGCGGAGCGGAATTGTGAGGGTGCTGATCTGAGAATGCTAAACCTCTCGTCAGCAAATCTAAAGGGATTCAATCTCCGTAGAGCCCAACTCACTGGCACTATTTTATCTGATTCAGATCTGCGGGGAGCTGACCTCAGTCATGCCACATTGATTGGGACAGACCTGGAATCTGCCAATTTGCGCGGTGCCCGGCTGGTAGGTGCTTTTCTCCGAGATGTCGATATGGAGAGTGCTGATTTTTCTGAAGCAGATCTCATGAATGCAGATTTGGAGGGTTCTGATGCAGAATCGACACTATTTGTGCGTGCCAATCTCAGTAATGCGCTGTTCCGTGGTGCAGATCTGGAAAGCGCTGATTTTCTAGAAGCAAAAGCAGTTCATATCAACTTAATGGGAGCCAGCCTAGGTAGAGCAAGACTTAGTAAGGCAGATTTTAGTTATGCTAATCTTGAAGCTGTCGACCTGGGCTCAGCCCGGCTCGATGAAACGATTTTTAAAGGTGCTAATTTGCGCCTATCTCGTCTTAGCCCCTACGTTATCCTAACTAATGCTAGTGAAGGAACCCAAAACAATAGTGCCGATGATATTCTGGAAGCCATGGGATTAAGCGATGATAGTCGCGCAGGAGCTTTGATAGTAAAGACAGATTTTGAAAATTCCAATTTGACGGATGCCGAGATGAAAGATGCAGTTCTGTATCAGGCAAACCTCAATGGCGCAAATTTAACCGGTGCAAATCTAAATGGTTCCCGATGGATAGAAGTATCTTTCAAGGGAGCAATGTGTACTTCTCAACAAAGAAAGTATATTAATTGTACAGAGTTTGTTCTAACTGATAAGGATCAGATTCAAAAGTCGCTTGCATTCTTAAACTGGTTAAAGGCTCGCCCCTATCCGGAAGATTAG